The Leishmania panamensis strain MHOM/PA/94/PSC-1 chromosome 32 sequence genome window below encodes:
- a CDS encoding NUDIX hydrolase, putative (TriTrypDB/GeneDB-style sysID: LpmP.32.2580) has product MVPCRWQSTGDGHGYMTDDTSGLQSELSHALEGEVNLSMDGMLSQSLVKADLQTPSARIQLKKIERPPGRFDLLTNSLVYCWQTTAAQARKVTGPMREWASELKYRTGVHLEVELTNPMRLSVPVAEGGYAAADDVELTVYLFGSERGIFNCRQLMETALDQDPAYVRLAVFRRKPGKDGVTERAATPRPNEDVEWLLLRRINRDLRPPDIPPISLKMPGKWTLLYEHYKEAAIRTLWEETGIIVEVGNVYPTAVLCQDNPTFYWRVPVHYFLAEVPYNVQVLGPQVGLNTYMHHWDSSLLRQSPDPIDRAWAQLADPETGCAWMKGVMIDELQRPLRGGDYMATRYTPPPYSQLNHVLGFSLPAEAAGEAKEADSTPSSATIAEEGHPQHDAKADAAAVPPADANKSSLNDKPNS; this is encoded by the coding sequence ATGGTGCCGTGCCGCTGGCAATCCACCGGAGATGGGCATGGGTACATGACAGACGACACATCCGGGCTCCAGTCAGAGCTTTCGCACGCGCTGGAAGGAGAGGTGAACTTGTCCATGGATGGGATGCTCTCTCAGTCTCTCGTCAAGGCAGACCTGCAGACACCGAGTGCGCGCATTCAGCTCAAGAAGATCGAGCGGCCACCAGGCCGGTTTGACCTGCTCACCAATTCGCTAGTGTACTGCTGGCAgacaacagcggcgcaggcgcgcaaGGTCACTGGACCGATGCGGGAGTGGGCCTCGGAGCTTAAGTACCGTACGGGCGTCCACCTAGAGGTTGAGCTCACCAACCCGATGCGGCTTAGCGTGCCGGTAGCGGAGGGTGGCTACGCGGCGGCGGACGATGTGGAGCTGACGGTATACCTCTTCGGCAGTGAGCGTGGTATCTTCAACTGCCGGCAGCTCATGGAGACGGCGCTCGATCAGGACCCTGCCTACGTGCGTTTGGCCGTGTTCCGGCGGAAGCCAGGCAAAGATGGCGTCACCGAGAGGGCTGCGACGCCGAGGCCAAATGAAGACGTggagtggctgctgctgcgccgtatCAATCGAGATCTGCGCCCGCCAGACATCCCGCCCATCTCACTAAAGATGCCGGGAAAGTGGACGCTGTTATACGAGCATTACAAGGAGGCTGCCATTCGCACGCTATGGGAAGAGACAGGCATCATTGTCGAGGTCGGGAACGTGTACCCTACCGCGGTACTGTGCCAGGACAACCCGACCTTCTACTGGCGTGTGCCGGTGCATTACTTCCTGGCTGAGGTGCCTTACAACGTGCAGGTGCTTGGCCCTCAAGTGGGCCTGAATACGTACATGCACCACTGGGactcgtcgctgctgcgacagtCACCAGACCCGATCGATCGCGCGTGGGCTCAGCTAGCAGACCCGGAGACCGGCTGCGCGTGGATGAAAGGGGTGATGATTGATGAACTACAGCGTCCGCTGCGAGGGGGGGACTACATGGCAACCCGCTACACCCCGCCGCCGTACTCGCAGCTGAACCATGTTCTTGGGTTTTCGCTgccagcagaggcggcgggagaggcaaaggaggcggATTCGACTCCGTCCTCTGCTACCATCGCTGAAGAAGGACATCCGCAACACGATGCGAAggcagatgctgctgctgttccccCTGCTGATGCCAATAAATCTTCGTTGAATGACAAGCCAAACTCGTAG
- a CDS encoding methyltransferase, putative (TriTrypDB/GeneDB-style sysID: LpmP.32.2570): MPSSRGPGRSRNRAGVVPTACPKGVFKTKSCTKPRTFDEYYSDIYGERWPTLRAAMMEGPRKVALWNRFSQVPFEEATRGLSRVDPNSLIQAFQPPQKTNSAEASSMADRGIHVNNEETLREEEVLAAASSDPLHQNGIIAKPPIDAFGIKAYYLLDYASAHVVEQLQVGAFDTVLDMCAAPGGKSIAIAQFLSPDGALTCNETRADRCARLRRNLQEHVPVNYVPWRTTQRDAQTWYDPQTFSRVLVDAPCSSERHLLQQSGGLPLSCREWSEETTVQLAALQRVLLQRAIETCCVGGRIVYSTCSISPLENDGVVGEALQRARCKVRIVKTSSSVTAAAESSVTPSTTANGAGESDASCAGACVSPTPTVLGEATAYGRLLLPDTCHGWGPMFFCVLEKMAEHKCMASTSSEDEDAASVDD, from the coding sequence atGCCCTCATCTCGCGGCCCCGGTCGCAGCCGCAATAGGGCCGGAGTTGTGCCCACTGCCTGCCCTAAAGGCGTCTTCAAGACGAAGAGCTGCACTAAACCACGCACGTTCGATGAGTACTACAGCGACATCTACGGTGAGCGTTGGCCTACCCTTCGCGCTGCCATGATGGAGGGGCCGCGTaaggtggcgctgtggaaCCGCTTCTCCCAGGTCCCCTTCGAGGAGGCGACACGAGGGCTGTCACGGGTAGACCCCAACTCCCTCATTCAAGCCTTTCAGCCCCCCCAGAAGACCAACTCGGCAGAAGCCTCCAGCATGGCAGATCGCGGCATCCATGTTAACAATGAAGAGACGttgcgggaggaggaggtccTAGCCGCAGCATCTAGCGACCCGCTACACCAGAACGGTATAATCGCCAAGCCCCCAATCGACGCCTTTGGCATCAAGGCGTACTACCTGCTTGACTACGCCTCGGCACACGtagtggagcagctgcaggtcgGTGCATTCGACACCGTGCTAGACATGTGCGCTGCACCTGGTGGAAAGTCCATCGCCATTGCGCAGTTTCTCTCACCCGACGGAGCGCTCACGTGCAATGAGACCCGCGCCGACCGTTGTGCACGGCTCCGTCGGAATTTGCAGGAGCACGTGCCGGTAAACTACGTCCCGTGGCGAACGACGCAGCGCGATGCGCAGACGTGGTACGACCCGCAGACATTCTCACGCGTTCTCGTCGATGCCCCGTGCTCCTCGGAGCGGCACCTGCTTCAGCAGTCGGGCGGCTTGCCTCTGTCCTGTCGGGAGTGGTCTGAGGAGACGACCGTCCAGCTCGCCGCTCTTCAGCGGGTACTGCTGCAACGCGCTATTGAAACGTGCTGCGTTGGTGGCCGCATTGTGTACAGCACGTGCTCTATCTCACCCTTGGAGAACGATGGCGTTGTGGgtgaggcactgcagcgggCTCGGTGCAAGGTCAGGATAGTCAAGACTTCGTCGTCtgttactgctgctgcggaatCCTCTGTTACGCCATCGACGACTGCAAACGGCGCTGGCGAATCAGATGCGTCCTGCGCAGGGGCGTGTGTCTCGCCCACGCCAACTGTGCTCGGCGAGGCGACGGCGTATggccgcctgctgctgcccgacACCTGCCATGGCTGGGGCCCAATGTTCTTCTGTGTCCTGGAGAAAATGGCGGAGCACAAGTGCATGGCCTCCACCTCGTctgaggacgaggacgccgcctccgtcgACGACTAG
- a CDS encoding hypothetical protein (TriTrypDB/GeneDB-style sysID: LpmP.32.2600), translated as MPPNSLSQPQKPRHITASTHTLAARLTHNTVERVTVGNTPLHMLHLCDVQCVAPLFASCVSLTAMTIHLKYMASSTALELLLCAAATSPTLKHISVMGGVTLMEASAMASGIAAFTWDKRVGGQRVSFADATPESPLPRTVRRVPSAREGRHFASRGHGEREDACRRRCLNSDRSAAFSPYAGTPPPTHLRRQPCTNNERGALQPTSTSSRSTQSRLRAGAAMWPVPYAVSPVVALVSHRTSPALSPGFLRTPPHASLLSAHHIEGGICLTLELHRLSEATATLLLDGLRRAHRIISAEVRLCVATAEARHAGQRLAQEAKKVAAHHRQRRLLLMTPPTPKSCLLQARAKEQNVSAFHRRSPYTSGLRVSPRAGLCTPSSPPQRPLASLWPATPVEPDAGCNGHGRRRTLLSVEALGSRQRTARRHEQRLTPRSAAAGGMFPREDSGTPVQPHTPLTPLPSSMAGGGATMRAQRPVLSANERVTVQPSQPDALRRRGRHASPPPVRVCANTLSRPVSPNGHLKQVGRLYSPPRWASRAQPLTNGPAPPPLPLSKVALCPTPQSASTRNTLSPTGWRLKHHASSTSSWSSWSSRSSSPLPRPPQPSPRRATESFAHLVVRKQATPDEEREHAKRLAQRAPPDAVSAFLNRRGLCRLSPFSARQPHSPPSYSNLLCSPRYCLRRGSDGLGDEAGQRGIPPPQTPPHSFSSRCSCFVCHSQLPRSPGTNTRQAPRPATPANLEDAILALAASVARAPRPRSSPPFPCSPPSAPSSLASPPPPLPVVVAACSSRQPHKHDTISAREGRGAGDVTPTTHSAATSVNGITPPRRQSGGERENDNATAFHKAAISASSSSSRTSRSIHTATDSVHRSLNMDLGEGDHAGVRHSSACGRMEPAVTRCEGSHLQVSHTQLPSSLPLQTPEHQQQQHGEEVGYVVYPNSVAFLRARVKEINRHVVWHQIQSAKAVEAHSRHLAELEVTFSDRVTEGLTDILMVLTDMEHGSRIDGRR; from the coding sequence ATGCCTCCGAACAGTCTGTCCCAACCACAGAAACCGCGGCACATTaccgcctccacccacaCGCTGGCCGCGCGTCTCACGCACAACACGGTGGAGCGTGTTACTGTAGGCAACACGCCTTTGCACATGCTTCATCTCTGCGATGTGCAATGCGTGGCCCCACTCTTTGCCTCGTGCGTGTCGCTCACCGCCATGACGATTCACCTGAAGTACATGGCGTCGTCGACGGCGCTggagttgctgctgtgcgcggcggcaacgtCCCCGACTCTGAAACACATCTCTGTGATGGGTGGGGTGACTTTGATGGAGGCATCCGCCATGGCATCTGGGATTGCCGCCTTCACGTGGGATAAAAGGGTGGGCGGGCAAAGAGTGTCGTTTGCTGACGCCACGCCTGAATCACCGCTTCCGCGCACAGTTCGCCGTGTGCCGTCCGCGCGGGAGGGCCGTCATTTCGCCAGCAGAGGGCACGGGGAGCGAGAAGATGCGTGCCGGCGTCGGTGTCTGAACTCTGACCGATCAGCGGCTTTTTCTCCGTATGCGggcactcctcctccgacgcATCTGCGACGGCAACCGTGCACGAACAATGAGCGTGGCGCGCTACAGCCGACAAGCACGTCTTCACGTTCTACGCAATCGCGACTGCGAGCGGGTGCTGCGATGTGGCCAGTTCCCTACGCAGTCTCGCCGGTGGTCGCACTGGTTTCGCATCGGACATCACCGGCATTATCTCCGGGCTTTCTGCGTACCCCTCCCCACGCGAGCCTACTCTCTGCTCATCATATTGAAGGCGGTATTTGCCTCACTCTTGAGCTACACAGGTTATCGGAGGCTacagcgacgctgctctTGGACGGATTACGCCGAGCTCATCGGATCATCTCTGCTGAAGTGCGACTGTGCGTGGCGACTGCGGAGGCGCGGCACGCAGGACAGCGTCTGGCCcaggaggcaaagaaagtAGCGGCGCACCATCGCCAGCGGCGATTACTACTAATGACGCCGCCCACGCCGAAGAGCTGCCTTCTGCAGGCGAGAGCAAAGGAGCAAAACGTCAGTGCTTTCCATCGACGGTCACCGTACACCAGCGGTCTGCGGGTCTCTCCCAGAGCGGGCTTGTGCACCCCATCCTCACCTCCGCAGCGTCCTCTTGCATCGCTGTGGCCAGCGACGCCAGTAGAGCCGGATGCCGGATGCAATGGTCATGGAAGACGCAGAACTCTGCTCTCCGTAGAGGCACTTGGCTCACGCCAGCGGACAGCGAGGCGCCACGAGCAACGCCTTACACCAaggtctgcagcagcaggtggtaTGTTCCCCCGGGAAGATAGCGGCACCCCTGTGCAGCCGCACACCCCTCTGACACCGCTGCCATCTTCTATGGCTGGGGGAGGTGCAACGATGAGGGCTCAGCGTCCGGTTCTCTCCGCCAATGAGCGGGTGACTGTCCAGCCTAGTCAGCCCGACGCTTTACGCCGTCGAGGTCGGcacgcttctcctccacccgTGCGAGTCTGTGCAAACACCCTTTCCCGTCCTGTGTCCCCGAATGGGCATCTCAAGCAGGTTGGTCGGCTCTACAGCCCCCCGCGATGGGCAAGCCGTGCACAGCCGCTTACCAACGGtcccgcacctcctccactgccacTCTCAAAGGTCGCGCTCTGCCCTACGCCCCAAAGCGCTTCCACGCGGAACACTTTATCGCCTACCGGATGGAGGCTTAAGCATCACGCATCCTCGACATCATCGTGGTCTTCATGGTCGTCGcggtcgtcgtcgccactTCCGCGGCCtccgcagccgtcgccgcgcCGAGCCACCGAGTCCTTCGCGCACTTAGTGGTTCGGAAGCAGGCAACTCcagatgaggagagggagcacgCCAAGCGGCTAGCTCAGCGAGCACCTCCGGACGCTGTCTCGGCGTTCCTCAACCGGCGCGGTCTCTGCCggctttcccccttttctgctcGCCAACCGCACTCACCTCCGTCCTATTCTAACCTCCTTTGCTCTCCGAGGTACTGTCTTCGGCGCGGGAGTGACGGCTTGGGTGACGAGGCAGGGCAGCGCGgcatccctcccccgcagACGCCACCTcactctttttcctctcggTGCTCCTGCTTTGTGTGTCATTCTCAGCTGCCGAGATCTCCGGGGACAAACACGCGGCAGGCACCCCGTCCGGCAACCCCAGCGAACTTGGAGGACGCGATTCTGGCTCTTGCGGCTTCCGTGGCTCGTGCACCACGACCACGTTCGTCACCGCCCTTTCCGTGCTCTCCACCCTCAGCACCGTCCTCGTtggcatcgccgccgccaccactgccggtggtggtggcggcttGCAGCTCACGTCAACCACATAAGCACGACACGATTTCTGCACGCGAAGGCCGGGGTGCTGGCGATGTCACCCCTACGACGCActcggcagcgacgtcggTGAACGGTATCACACCGCCACGAAGACAGagcggaggagaacgagagaacgATAATGCCACCGCCTTTCACAAGGCCGCGATTtcggcgtcctcgtcgtcgtcgcgcaCCTCCCGCAGTATTCACACGGCAACAGACAGCGTACACCGATCACTGAATATGGACCTTGGAGAAGGCGACCATGCCGGGGTTCGACACAGTAGTGCATGCGGACGGATGGAGCCCGCAGTGACCCGATGCGAAGGATCACACTTGCAGGTTTCACACACCCAGCTGCCCtcgtctctgccgctgcagacccctgagcatcagcagcagcaacatggcgaggaggtgggctACGTAGTGTACCCGAACTCTGTGGCTTtcctgcgcgcgcgtgtgaaGGAAATCAACAGACATGTTGTGTGGCACCAGATTCAGTCCGCTAAGGCCGTGGAGGCGCACTCGAGGCAtctggcggagctggaggtgaCGTTCTCTGACCGAGTCACAGAGGGGCTTACAGATATCTTGATGGTGCTCACCGACATGGAACACGGGTCTCGCATCGATGGCCGACGCTGA
- a CDS encoding hypothetical protein (TriTrypDB/GeneDB-style sysID: LpmP.32.2590), with amino-acid sequence MKGKARRSIAALGDVRAAVLRFCGEQLSRRLDTKPVEDVHQKVSACVQQVDPTMTPYIFGSTVVLGVHEQGSDVDFVCLSPADVQDGKGADAVSEVAKGLQSGFLFRLSEVVKREHYLWDIELVRRTRVPVLRVKGGLGVDGVSFDVTANRRNGVRNSALLRAYFTQCPEARWLSMLVKQWSKKTGLNASVDGGCITSYGWNIMVVYYLLRRKLVKLVPVESCDVANIAPMPPYMPLETPQQDGQALAVMLMDFVSYYLDEFTPETEVMSLTRAAGETTKEMLSWTKQAEDMARIRGERIHYRWCIEDPYEFDLNVGRNVTPFKLMLLRKHLERAQETALLLLATQPVSAEAKSAK; translated from the coding sequence ATGAAAGGCAAGGCAAGGCGATCCATTGCCGCGCTTGGCGACGTtcgagcagcagtgctgcgttTCTGCGGTGAGCAGCTGTCGCGACGGCTGGACACGAAGCCCGTCGAAGATGTGCATCAGAAGGTCTCCGCATGCGTGCAGCAAGTGGACCCGACGATGACCCCCTACATCTTTGGCTCCACCGTTGTCCTGGGCGTACACGAGCAGGGCTCTGATGTGGACTTTGTCTGCTTGAGCCCGGCGGATGTACAGGACGGCAAGGGCGCCGACGCTGTCTCGGAGGTGGCCAAAGGACTGCAGTCCGGCTTTCTCTTCCGGCTGAGCGAGGTAGTGAAACGGGAGCACTACCTGTGGGATATCGAGCTTGTTCgccgcacgcgtgtgccggtATTGCGCGTGAAGGGCGGTCTCGGTGTGGATGGCGTGAGCTTTGACGTGACGGCCAACCGCCGCAATGGCGTGCGCAACAGTGCATTGCTGCGGGCCTACTTCACCCAGTGTCCTGAGGCACGCTGGTTGAGCATGCTAGTGAAGCAGTGGAGTAAGAAGACAGGGCTGAACGCTTCCGTGGATGGCGGCTGCATCACCTCGTACGGCTGGAATATCATGGTCGTCTACTACTTGTTGCGGCGGAAGCTTGTGAAACTGGTGCCGGTGGAGTCGTGCGACGTGGCCAACATCGCCCCGATGCCCCCCTACATGCCGCTGGAGACCCCCCAGCAGGACGGCCAGGCACTGGCGGTTATGCTGATGGACTTTGTGAGCTACTACCTTGACGAGTTTACCCCGGAGACCGAGGTGATGAGCTTGACCCGGGCAGCCGGGGAGACGACGAAGGAGATGCTCTCGTGGACGAAGCAGGCCGAGGACATGGCTCGAATCCGTGGAGAGAGGATACACTACCGCTGGTGCATTGAGGACCCGTACGAGTTCGACTTGAATGTTGGTCGCAACGTGACTCCATTTAAGCTCATGCTTCTGCGGAAGCACCTCGAGCGTGCACaggagacggcgctgctACTGTTGGCTACACAACCAGTATCGGCGGAGGCAAAGTCGGCGAAGTGA
- a CDS encoding hypothetical protein (TriTrypDB/GeneDB-style sysID: LpmP.32.2560): MNRAHHASVVISPITAATSSLVLCCGRQPMLYSLVARAASSGMHFRCALESRRRNYRIPGLESLSASVRDNDPTTASSSPAFDFLRKRQTSNPAASATTSAQPSQYTPDSTRPEHYRRQHSRYQLRRSRTPHDTKGSVTTEPYAFPVGRALRYVELGRRYHDQTEGQADLHKWLEGMHFSPSADAARQLLGSWSDSVGASANSETPAYGSAHRAEVSAFAKRHAHHVLVEFKVLRRQLTEAQSRVQAVRRCSQRPADSSRSNRCKHGTDGSVEELSASSSRRWSPPPSLSPHPLPVRLAAALTQSLFNATVLLHVSGLFGVADTHVERLLDVCFSISIFLAQDAAATATATGTCRQRSHLPALSSSTEAPQQNSAAASVVEAPTRSCHLHSLHWAIVHFAAGVQHWGLLDHTSPLQDVGRTQRPYERLLQVHAALLCEQTRRCVDHVLWHELVLLKSGRRAEAARNAWFMGPDAAAYSVLFGAQSSSSASCDTATDEGSLARRVPPRLQQRRLQLLPLLWLSLLCSQLQKRQTPVIQTSPTFAAPCGGPSRPDGGEVTWATARHALTALLPLFSKDARLDVTTWAAVHLLFLPQRGHLPSAKDIEAEASQACTISPAAATTNASLTELCALLARVEHDGAMLELGVALPGPVGTCAEASAYFHLASFLRRWLNATTALSPVSSSRGTAHVGLAGSNRSIRVGSGALATVQTPIRTARQLYRALLNIPLSTLYLPSPVPSPSDVFSPSATSAEHALAELSREQPLSVTAEGVCLLNQMLLRALLQWRGDCRVRRVPQSSDCGGMSEVFVPEKFPSASGVASVESECSWGPRMPWAARAGSRGHTEATDAAQSDSPPGALPTSTPAIPKAVIVSAAESRLQWEQELVCVLKATLHLAALINVGAGEGVSSDDSSDRSAALIRALVAPTAQTAARALAEQLGVSLLPWRLLLLHFEHVSLTAAELQLLDTLNATLRHVLVLSSPRRVHGSDAESATPSTSMGALPTVYRVSMNALTRTAA; encoded by the coding sequence atGAACAGGGCACACCATGCAAGCGTCGTAATATCACCCATTACGGCCGCCACTTCTTCGTTGGTGCTTTGCTGTGGTCGGCAACCAATGCTGTATAGTCTTGTTGCAAGGGCGGCGAGCTCAGGAATGCACTTCCGTTGTGCTCTCGAGTCTCGTCGTCGCAACTACCGAATCCCTGGTCTGGAGAGTCTGTCGGCCTCAGTGCGGGACAATGACCCCAccacagcctcctcctcgcctgcTTTCGACTTCCTTCGCAAGCGTCAGACATCAAACCcggcagcatcagcaacCACCAGTGCACAACCATCTCAGTACACCCCCGACAGTACTCGCCCCGAACATTATCGTCGCCAGCATTCTCGATATCAGCTTCGACGCTCCCGTACTCCCCACGACACCAAGGGCTCTGTTACGACGGAGCCGTATGCATTTCCTGTGGGGCGCGCTTTGCGCTACGTGGAGCTCGGCCGGCGCTATCACGACCAGACGGAGGGTCAGGCGGATTTGCACAAGTGGCTTGAAGGGATGCACTTCTCCCCTTCTGCGGATGCGGCGAGGCAGCTCTTGGGTAGCTGGAGTGACAGCGTGGGGGCCTCCGCTAACTCGGAGACGCCGGCGTACGGCTCGGCCCACAGGGCGGAGGTCTCCGCCTTTGCGAAACGCCACGCTCATCACGTGCTGGTCGAGTTTAaagtgctgcgccgccaacTCACAGAGGCGCAGTCGCGTGTGCAGGCCGTGCGAAGGTGCTCGCAGCGACCAGCAGACTCTTCACGGTCAAATCGCTGCAAGCACGGCACAGACGGAAGCGTTGAGGAGCTCTCGGCGTCGTCTTCTAGGAGATGGTCTCCCCCACCATCATTGTCTCCACACCCACTTCCGGTCCGcctcgcggcggcgctgacgcagTCGCTCTTCAATGCCACTGTACTGCTACACGTGAGTGGTCTTTTCGGCGTCGCTGACACCCACGTAGAGCGTCTGTTGGATGTgtgcttctccatctctaTCTTCCTTGCGCAAGATGCCGCTGCGACTGCGACTGCGACTGGGACGTGTCGGCAGCGAAGCCACCTTCCTGCATTATCTAGCTCCACTGAGGCTCCTCAGCAAAatagcgccgctgcctctgtgGTGGAGGCGCCGACGAGGTCGTGTCATCTGCACTCGCTTCACTGGGCGATTGTGCACTTCGCAGCAGGGGTACAACACTGGGGGCTCCTGGATCACACAAGTCCACTGCAAGATGTTGGGAGGACTCAGCGCCCATACGAGCGTTTGCTGCAGGTACACGCTGCCCTGCTATGCGAGCAGACGCGCCGGTGCGTGGATCATGTACTGTGGCATGAGCTTGTGCTGCTCAAGTCGGGCCGCCGCGCTGAGGCAGCGCGAAATGCCTGGTTTATGGGCCCCGACGCGGCGGCGTACTCTGTACTGTTTGGCGCGCAGTCGAGTTCATCTGCTTCTTGCGACACCGCGACGGATGAAGGATCGCTTGCGCGTCGTGTACCGCCTCgcttgcagcagcgccgcctgcagctgctaccgctgctgtggctctctcttctctgttctcaGCTGCAGAAAAGACAGACACCAGTGATACAGACGTCGCCCACGTTCGCTGCCCCATGCGGAGGGCCTTCTCGGCCAGACGGGGGAGAGGTGACTTGGGCCACAGCACGCCATGCACTCACTGCCCTTTTGCCGCTTTTCTCGAAGGATGCGCGACTGGACGTCACGAcgtgggcggcggtgcatcttctcttccttccccagAGAGGACATCTGCCAAGCGCGAAGGACATTGAAGCTGAGGCGTCGCAGGCATGCACTATttctcctgcagcggcgacgacgaacGCGAGTTTGACAGAGTTGTGCGCACTTCTTGCGCGTGTCGAGCACGACGGCGCTATGTTGGAGCTCGGCGTGGCTCTTCCGGGACCGGTTGGCACGTGTGCGGAGGCGTCCGCATATTTTCACCTCGCCTCGTTCCTGCGGCGTTGGCTGAATGCGACCACGGCACTGTCACCTGTGTCCTCGTCACGCGGCACCGCTCACGTTGGGCTCGCAGGCAGCAACAGAAGCATCcgcgtcggcagcggtgcattGGCCACAGTACAAACTCCAATACGCACCGCCAGGCAACTTTATCGTGCGCTGTTGAACATTCCGCTTTCCACCCTCTACCTTCCCTCGCCTGTGCCTTCTCCCAGCGAtgttttttctccctctgctaCATCTGCTGAGCATGCATTGGCAGAGTTGTCGCGAGAGCAACCGCTATCCGTCACCGCAGAGGGAGTGTGTCTACTGAACcagatgctgctgcgagcgctgctgcagtggcgcggcgATTGCCGTGTTCGAAGGGTGCCACAAagcagcgactgcggcggcatGTCAGAAGTGTTCGTGCCAGAGAAGTTTCCCTCTGCTAGCGGCGTTGCGTCAGTCGAGTCGGAATGTTCGTGGGGCCCTCGCATGCCATGGGCTGCACGTGCCGGCTCAAGAGGACATACGGAAGCGACCGACGCCGCGCAAAGCGACTCTCCTCCAGGTGCGCTTCCCACTTCAACACCGGCCATCCCCAAAGCGGTGATTGTCTCCGCTGCGGAGAGCAGGCTGCAGTGGGAGCAGGAGCTCGTTTGCGTCCTCAAAGCTACTCTTCATTTGGCCGCGCTAATAAATGTAGGCGCAGGCGAGGGTGTTTCGAGTGATGACAGCAGTGATCGTAGCGCTGCGCTCATCCGTGCGTTGGTTGCGCCAACAGCCCAAACAGCCGCCCGTGCGCTGGCCGAGCAACTCGGTGTATCTCTTTTACCGTGGCGactgcttctccttcacttCGAACATGTGTCGCTTactgcggcggagctgcagctccttgacACACTGAATGCCACGCTGCGTCACGTGCTAGTCCTGTCCTCGCCTCGGCGTGTTCATGGGAGTGACGCAGAATCTGCCACCCCGTCAACATCAATGGGAGCGCTGCCGACGGTTTATCGGGTGTCTATGAATGCGCTGACTCGCACAGCCGCCTGA